In Aspergillus flavus chromosome 3, complete sequence, one genomic interval encodes:
- a CDS encoding putative translation elongation factor EF-2 subunit (elongation factor 2) — MVNFTIEEIRSLMDKPKNIRNMSVIAHVDHGKSTLSDSLVQRAGVIAAAKAGEARFMDTRADEQERGITIKSTAITLYSKFDDPEDLKEIEQGHDGNEFLINLIDSPGHVDFSAEVTAALRVTDGALVVVDSVSGSCVQTETVLRQAIAERIKPVLIINKIDRSMMEQQLPKEDLYQNFCRIIETVNVTIATYEDKVLGNVMVHAEKGTVAFGSGLQGWAFTVRQFAIRYAKKFGVDRKKMLERLWGDNFFNPKTKKWTTKSTDADGKPLERAFNQFCLDPIYKIIDAVTNNKRDQITTLVEKLEIKLTSEEKEYEGKLLLKTIMRKFLPAADAMLEMICIHLPSPVTAQKYRAETLYEGPHDDEAFNAIKDCKAGSKEDPAPLMLYVSKMVPTSDKGRFYAFGRVYSGIVRSGLQVRIQGPNYTPGKKEDLFIKKIQRTVLMMGGKTEAIDDVPCGNIVGLVGVDQFLLKSGTLTTSETAHNLKVMKFSISPVVQRSVEVKNAADLPKLVEGLKRLSKSDPCVLTMINESGEHVVAGAGELHLEICLKDLEEDHAGVPLKISDPVVSYRESVSGKSSMTALSKSPNKHNRLYVTAEPIEEECALAIEAGKINPRDDFKTRARLMADDYGWDVTDARKIWTFGPDTTGANLLVDQTKAVQYLNEIKDSVVSGFQWATREGPVAEEPMRAVRFNILDVTLHADAIHRGGGQIIPTARRVLYAAQLLADPSLLEPIFNVEIQVNENAMGGIYGVLTRRRGHVYAEEQRPGTPIYTIKAYLPVNESFGFTGDLRAATGGQAFPQSVFDHWAVLPGGSPLDVTTKPGQVVTEMRKRKGLKEVVPGYENYYDKL, encoded by the exons ATTCGGTCCCTGATGGACAAGCCGAAGAACATCCGTAACATGTCCGTCATTGCTCACG TCGATCACGGAAAGTCCACTCTGTCCGACTCCTTGGTTCAGCGTGCTGGTGTCATCGCCGCTGCCAAGGCTGGTGAGGCCCGTTTCATGGATACTCGTGCTGATGAGCAGGAGCGTGGTATTACTATCAAGTCCACTGCTATCACCCTGTACTCCAAGTTTGATGACCCCGAGGATCTCAAGGAGATCGAGCAGGGTCACGACGGCAACGAGTTCCTGATCAACTTGATTGACTCTCCCGGTCACGTTGACTTCTCCGCTGAGGTCACTGCCGCCCTTCGTGTCACCGACGGTGCCCTGGTCGTTGTCGACTCTGTCTCCGGCTCTTGTGTCCAGACCGAGACCGTCCTTCGCCAGGCTATTGCTGAGCGTATCAAGCCCGTTCTGATCATCAACAAGATTGATCGTTCTATGATGGAGCAGCAGCTCCCCAAGGAGGATCTTTACCAGAACTTCTGCCGTATCATCGAGACCGTCAACGTCACCATCGCTACCTACGAAGACAAGGTTCTGGGTAACGTCATGGTTCACGCCGAGAAGGGTACCGTTGCTTTCGGTTCCGGTCTCCAGGGCTGGGCTTTCACTGTTCGCCAGTTCGCCATCAGGTACGCTAAGAAGTTCGGTGTTGACCGTAAGAAGATGCTTGAACGTCTGTGGGGTGACAACTTCTTCAatcccaagaccaagaagtGGACTACCAAGAGCACTGATGCTGATGGCAAGCCTCTGGAGCGTGCTTTCAACCAATTCTGCTTGGACCCCATCTACAAGATCATCGACGCCGTCACTAACAACAAGAGGGATCAAATCACCACTCTCGTCGAGAAGCTTGAGATCAAGCTTACTAGCGAGGAGAAGGAGTATGAGGGCAAACTGCTCCTCAAGACCATCATGCGCAAGTTCTTGCCTGCCGCCGATGCTATGTTGGAAATGATCTGTATCCATCTGCCTTCTCCCGTTACTGCCCAGAAGTACCGTGCTGAGACTCTGTACGAGGGTCCTCACGATGACGAAGCCTTCAACGCCATCAAGGATTGTAAGGCTGGTTCCAAGGAGGACCCCGCTCCCCTGATGCTCTACGTCTCTAAGATGGTGCCCACTTCCGACAAGGGTCGTTTCTATGCTTTCGGCCGTGTCTACTCGGGTATCGTCAGGTCCGGTCTCCAAGTCCGTATCCAGGGTCCTAACTACACCCCTGGCAAGAAGGAGGACCTGTtcatcaagaagatccagcGTACTGTTCTGATGATGGGCGGTAAGACTGAAGCCATTGACGACGTTCCCTGCGGTAACATCGTTGGTCTGGTTGGTGTTGACCAGTTCTTGCTCAAGTCTGGTACCCTCACCACCTCCGAAACCGCTCACAACCTCAAGGTCATGAAGTTCTCCATCTCTCCCGTCGTGCAGCGTTCCGTTGAGGTCAAGAACGCCGCAGATCTTCCCAAGCTTGTCGAGGGTCTTAAGCGTCTGTCCAAGTCCGATCCTTGTGTTCTGACCATGATTAACGAGTCTGGAGAGCACGTTgttgctggtgctggtgagTTGCATCTTGAGATTTGCTTGAAGGATCTCGAGGAAGATCACGCCGGTGTTCCCCTCAAGATTTCCGACCCTGTTGTCTCTTACCGTGAGTCCGTCTCTGGCAAGTCCAGCATGACTGCTCTCTCCAAGTCTCCCAACAAGCACAACCGTCTCTATGTCACTGCCGAGCCAATTGAGGAAGAATGTGCTCTTGCCATTGAGGCCGGCAAGATCAACCCCCGTGACGATTTCAAGACTCGTGCCCGTCTCATGGCTGATGACTATGGCTGGGATGTCACCGATGCCCGTAAGATCTGGACCTTCGGTCCCGACACCACCGGTGCCAACTTGCTGGTTGACCAGACCAAGGCCGTCCAGTACCTTAACGAAATCAAGGATTCTGTCGTCTCTGGTTTCCAGTGGGCTACTCGTGAGGGTCCTGTTGCTGAGGAGCCCATGCGTGCTGTCCGCTTCAACATTCTCGATGTCACCCTTCACGCTGATGCTATCCACCGTGGTGGTGGTCAGATCATCCCCACTGCTCGTCGTGTCCTGTACGCCGCTCAGTTGCTTGCAGACCCCAGTCTCTTGGAGCCTATCTTCAATGTTGAAATCCAGGTTAACGAGAACGCTATGGGTGGTATCTACGGTGTCCTTACCCGTCGTCGTGGTCACGTTTACGCCGAGGAGCAGAGACCCGGTACCCCTATCTACACCATCAAAGCCTACCTCCCTGTCAACGAGTCATTCGGTTTCACCGGCGACCTCCGCGCGGCCACCGGTGGTCAGGCCTTCCCTCAGTCCGTCTTCGACCACTGGGCAGTTCTTCCTGGTGGTTCTCCTCTTGATGTCACCACTAAGCCTGGTCAGGTCGTTACTGAGATGCGTAAGCGCAAGGGTCTCAAGGAAGTGGTTCCTGGATACGAGAAC TACTACGACAAGCTGTAA